The following proteins come from a genomic window of Tepidiforma thermophila:
- a CDS encoding SufB/SufD family protein, whose amino-acid sequence MTSTTEELVRVAPAARALGEQLGDPAWLARLRAEAAALADALDWPDSYQSRPWKYYDARSIDLARYPVEQDESIAVEADDAVTVTTHGFAEGATAERLSQRLGTAVSPGTDRFTALHYAFLREAVIVDVPANAEPATPVRIRRSVSGAQLTTPHTVIVTGPNSRVTVVEEYASDDAETLAIPVAEIFPGPGSEVRYYVVHRWGPATRSFGYQRMLGAERDAAFQNLQLVLSGRVVKGQMESSLLGRGTASELLGLAYGRGEEYVDFYTLQDHIGPDTRSDLLYKAALRDSARSVYYGLTRVGVEAKNADANQENRNLLLSKTARADSDPVLEILTSNVIRASHGATAGPVDEEQLFYLQTRGIPRPVAEGMLVWAFLEEVIGRVPEGGLREELLGMLEAKVRGS is encoded by the coding sequence ATGACATCGACAACCGAGGAACTGGTCCGAGTTGCGCCTGCGGCACGGGCGCTGGGCGAACAGCTGGGCGACCCCGCCTGGCTGGCCCGCCTGCGCGCCGAGGCTGCGGCGCTGGCCGATGCACTCGACTGGCCGGACAGTTACCAGTCGCGGCCGTGGAAGTACTACGATGCGCGGTCGATCGACCTGGCGCGCTACCCGGTCGAACAGGATGAATCGATTGCAGTCGAGGCCGACGACGCCGTCACGGTCACGACGCACGGGTTCGCCGAGGGGGCGACGGCGGAGCGGCTGTCACAGCGGCTCGGGACTGCGGTATCGCCTGGGACGGACCGCTTCACCGCACTGCACTACGCGTTCCTCCGCGAGGCGGTTATCGTCGATGTGCCGGCGAATGCCGAGCCGGCGACGCCGGTGCGTATCCGCCGGTCGGTGAGCGGCGCGCAGCTGACGACGCCGCACACGGTGATTGTGACGGGTCCGAACAGCCGGGTGACGGTGGTCGAGGAGTACGCCTCGGACGATGCGGAGACCCTTGCGATTCCGGTCGCGGAGATTTTCCCGGGCCCGGGCTCGGAGGTTCGCTACTACGTTGTGCATCGCTGGGGGCCGGCGACCCGGTCATTCGGGTACCAGCGGATGCTGGGCGCGGAGCGGGATGCCGCCTTCCAGAACCTGCAGCTCGTGCTGAGCGGGCGGGTGGTGAAGGGGCAGATGGAGTCGTCGCTCCTCGGCCGGGGCACCGCGAGCGAGCTGCTGGGCCTGGCGTACGGGCGCGGCGAGGAGTACGTCGATTTCTACACGCTGCAGGACCACATCGGGCCGGACACGCGAAGCGACCTGCTGTACAAGGCGGCGCTGCGCGATTCGGCGCGGTCGGTGTACTACGGGCTGACGAGAGTCGGCGTGGAGGCGAAGAACGCCGATGCGAACCAGGAGAACCGGAACCTGCTCCTGAGCAAGACGGCCCGAGCGGACAGCGACCCGGTGCTGGAGATCCTGACGAGCAATGTCATCCGTGCGTCGCACGGGGCGACGGCCGGGCCGGTGGACGAGGAGCAGCTTTTTTACCTGCAGACGCGCGGCATCCCGCGCCCTGTCGCCGAGGGGATGCTCGTGTGGGCGTTCCTCGAGGAGGTGATTGGGCGGGTGCCGGAGGGCGGCCTGCGGGAGGAGCTCCTTGGGATGCTCGAGGCGAAGGTGAGGGGCAGCTGA
- a CDS encoding metal-sulfur cluster assembly factor, whose translation MAETETPQVPTYEQLREKLREVKDPEINMSIVDLGLVYDIQYDNGDVLVTMTLTSPGCPLGPIIRGEAYAKLRELPGVKDVDVQIVWNPPWDPRTMASEDVKMALGIW comes from the coding sequence ATGGCTGAGACCGAAACGCCGCAGGTGCCGACCTACGAACAGCTGCGGGAGAAGCTCCGGGAGGTGAAGGACCCGGAGATCAACATGAGCATCGTGGACCTTGGGCTGGTGTATGACATCCAGTACGACAACGGTGACGTGCTGGTGACGATGACGCTGACGAGCCCGGGGTGCCCGCTCGGCCCGATTATCCGGGGAGAGGCGTATGCCAAGCTGCGGGAGCTCCCGGGCGTGAAGGACGTCGACGTGCAGATCGTCTGGAACCCGCCGTGGGATCCGCGGACGATGGCGAGCGAGGACGTGAAGATGGCGCTCGGGATCTGGTGA
- a CDS encoding glycosyltransferase family 2 protein — MFEATPHMVSRPSVSAVPAQSRGEKPVLSVYASSPLWERLGNAIPLALSLLLISFIFWGPFKAPLLFAVLSVAFFVYWLFRSYSVAIACAIGLRRIKHWKATDWRAKYAAHIARSGLPNRWTWPRHLVIIPNYKESEEGLARTIDSLAAQSVASQLVVVLAMEDREPGAREKAARLIARYPGVFADIFATFHPAGLPGETPGKGSNEAWAAREAHIRLIENGGDDIRRYTVTSCDADAVFHPSHFAALNYLFLAAKKPYRTFWQPTIFNSNNIWEIPAPLRIPDGLSGINRTSNLLIPGSVRFPTSCYSLSWQMLHEVDYWDEEVIPEDWHLYLKCAYTLGDDVNVEPLFLPLGNDCVLADGYWKTLKAHYAQSVRHAWGASDIPYAWRAAMHPRSPLSWRRRLVLAGAVTKVHVLWAAQWYIVTLGIFLPSRFAAQFDAPLPGWWVHRYPVPGTGWHPEHLLEPSRWFRIGPEGIFEPTMWLNLPGILVGLCLFPLLVMIVFELRTRGPRPAYVSRWVYLTGLLMWPLMAVITFFFASLPALHAQWKLASGRGLVYRVAEKGSRGLPVRTAVVPEPEPGEAVVVAGGK; from the coding sequence TTGTTCGAGGCCACCCCGCATATGGTCTCCAGGCCTTCCGTTTCCGCCGTTCCGGCGCAATCTCGCGGCGAAAAGCCGGTCCTTTCCGTCTACGCCAGCTCCCCGCTCTGGGAGCGCCTCGGCAACGCCATCCCCCTCGCCCTCTCCCTCCTCCTCATCAGCTTCATCTTCTGGGGGCCCTTCAAGGCGCCCCTCCTCTTCGCCGTCCTGAGCGTCGCCTTCTTCGTCTACTGGCTGTTCCGCAGCTACTCCGTCGCCATCGCCTGCGCCATCGGCCTCCGCCGCATCAAGCACTGGAAAGCGACCGACTGGCGCGCCAAATACGCCGCCCACATCGCCCGCTCGGGCCTCCCCAACCGCTGGACCTGGCCCCGCCACCTCGTCATCATCCCCAACTACAAAGAGTCCGAAGAGGGACTCGCCCGGACCATCGATTCCCTCGCCGCCCAGTCGGTCGCCAGCCAGCTGGTCGTCGTCCTCGCCATGGAGGACCGCGAACCCGGCGCCCGCGAAAAGGCCGCTCGGCTTATCGCCCGCTACCCCGGCGTCTTTGCCGACATCTTCGCCACCTTCCACCCGGCCGGCCTCCCCGGCGAAACGCCTGGCAAGGGCTCCAACGAAGCCTGGGCCGCCCGCGAAGCCCACATCCGCCTCATCGAAAACGGCGGCGACGACATCCGCCGCTACACTGTCACCAGCTGCGACGCCGACGCCGTCTTCCATCCCTCCCACTTCGCCGCCCTCAACTACCTTTTCCTGGCAGCGAAGAAGCCCTACCGCACCTTCTGGCAGCCCACCATCTTCAACTCGAACAACATCTGGGAAATCCCCGCCCCCCTCCGCATTCCCGATGGCCTCTCCGGCATCAACCGCACCTCCAACCTTCTCATCCCCGGCAGCGTCCGCTTCCCGACCAGCTGCTACTCCCTCTCCTGGCAGATGCTCCACGAAGTCGACTACTGGGACGAAGAGGTCATCCCCGAGGACTGGCACCTCTACCTCAAGTGCGCCTACACGCTGGGCGATGACGTCAACGTCGAGCCGCTCTTCCTCCCGCTCGGCAACGACTGCGTCCTCGCCGATGGCTACTGGAAGACGCTGAAAGCCCATTACGCCCAGTCGGTCCGCCACGCCTGGGGCGCCAGCGACATTCCCTACGCCTGGCGCGCCGCCATGCACCCGCGGTCCCCGCTCTCCTGGCGCCGCCGCCTTGTCCTCGCCGGGGCCGTCACGAAAGTCCACGTCCTCTGGGCTGCCCAGTGGTACATCGTCACTCTCGGCATCTTCCTGCCGTCCCGCTTCGCAGCTCAATTCGATGCCCCCCTCCCGGGCTGGTGGGTCCACCGGTACCCGGTCCCGGGCACCGGCTGGCACCCGGAGCACCTCCTCGAACCGTCCCGCTGGTTCCGCATCGGCCCCGAAGGCATCTTCGAGCCGACCATGTGGCTCAACCTCCCGGGCATCCTCGTCGGCCTCTGCCTCTTCCCGCTCCTGGTCATGATCGTCTTCGAGCTGCGGACTCGCGGCCCGCGCCCGGCCTATGTGTCCCGCTGGGTCTACCTCACCGGGCTCCTGATGTGGCCGCTCATGGCCGTCATCACCTTCTTCTTCGCAAGCCTGCCGGCCCTCCACGCCCAGTGGAAGCTCGCTTCCGGCAGGGGCCTCGTCTACCGCGTCGCCGAAAAAGGCAGCCGTGGCCTGCCCGTCCGCACGGCGGTGGTCCCCGAACCGGAGCCCGGCGAAGCCGTCGTTGTCGCCGGCGGCAAGTAG
- the sufC gene encoding Fe-S cluster assembly ATPase SufC, translating to MTALLEIRDLRASIGDREILKGLNLVINAGEIHAIMGPNGSGKSTLANVLMGNPAYTVTGGDILFKGESILEMSPDERARKGLFLAFQYPVPIPGVTLVNFLRQAVNAVRGEEVPIREFREKLFSKMELLKVDQDFARRYVNDGFSGGEKKRAEMLQMAVLEPAMAILDETDSGLDIDALRTVAEAVNKLMNPNMGLLLITHYQRLLNYIRPQFVHVLVDGRIARSGGPELAEYLEARGYDEFLAELAKA from the coding sequence ATGACCGCACTCCTGGAGATCCGCGACCTGCGGGCCTCGATCGGTGACAGGGAGATCCTGAAGGGGCTCAACCTCGTCATCAACGCCGGCGAAATCCACGCAATCATGGGCCCGAACGGCTCCGGCAAGAGCACGCTGGCGAACGTCCTGATGGGCAACCCGGCCTACACGGTGACGGGGGGTGACATCCTGTTCAAGGGCGAGTCGATCCTGGAGATGTCGCCCGATGAGCGGGCGCGGAAGGGGCTGTTCCTGGCCTTCCAGTACCCGGTGCCGATCCCGGGCGTGACGCTGGTGAACTTCCTGCGGCAGGCGGTGAACGCGGTGCGCGGCGAGGAAGTTCCCATCCGGGAATTCCGGGAGAAGCTCTTCAGCAAGATGGAGCTGCTGAAGGTGGACCAGGACTTTGCCCGCCGGTACGTGAACGATGGTTTCAGCGGCGGTGAAAAGAAGCGCGCCGAGATGCTGCAGATGGCGGTTCTCGAGCCGGCGATGGCGATCCTGGACGAGACGGACTCGGGCCTGGATATCGACGCGCTGCGGACGGTGGCCGAGGCGGTCAACAAGCTGATGAACCCGAACATGGGGCTGCTGCTGATTACCCACTATCAGCGGCTGCTGAACTACATCCGGCCGCAGTTCGTGCATGTGCTAGTCGACGGCCGCATTGCACGCTCAGGCGGCCCGGAGCTGGCGGAGTACCTGGAAGCCCGCGGGTATGACGAGTTCCTCGCGGAGCTTGCGAAGGCATAA
- a CDS encoding enoyl-CoA hydratase/isomerase family protein, which produces MPDVEYTLEGSTAVLRLNRPEKMNAITYEMLGAIEDAVRQAGSDDRVRALILTGTGRAFSAGTDLQQLSGQPPTAGRAETYGRAYSENRPAPWTFASIPKPTIAAVNGVAIGVGVEFTSQCDFRIAAESARFGWVFVHRGLIPDTAAGTWLLSRIVGLQNAAYLLYSGEIISATRALDIGYVHEVVPDAELMERTLAFAHEVSRGSPLAIAETKRLLYQSLTRDPMDHLADSTATITRLFASEDFKEGVRAFLEHRDPEWKGR; this is translated from the coding sequence GTGCCCGACGTCGAATACACCCTCGAAGGCTCCACCGCCGTCCTGCGCCTCAACCGCCCCGAAAAGATGAACGCCATCACCTACGAAATGCTCGGGGCCATCGAAGACGCTGTCCGCCAGGCCGGCTCCGACGATCGCGTCCGCGCCCTCATCCTCACCGGCACCGGCCGCGCCTTCAGCGCAGGCACCGACCTCCAGCAGCTCTCCGGCCAGCCGCCCACCGCCGGCCGCGCCGAAACCTATGGCCGCGCCTACAGCGAAAACCGTCCCGCCCCCTGGACCTTCGCCTCAATCCCCAAGCCCACCATTGCCGCCGTCAACGGCGTCGCCATCGGCGTCGGCGTCGAGTTCACGTCGCAGTGCGATTTCCGCATCGCCGCCGAATCCGCCCGCTTCGGCTGGGTCTTCGTTCACCGCGGCCTCATTCCGGATACCGCCGCAGGCACCTGGCTCCTCTCCCGCATCGTCGGCCTGCAAAACGCCGCCTACCTGCTTTATTCCGGGGAAATCATCTCCGCGACCCGCGCCCTCGACATCGGCTACGTTCATGAGGTCGTGCCCGACGCCGAGCTGATGGAGCGGACGCTCGCCTTCGCCCACGAGGTCTCCCGTGGTTCGCCGCTCGCCATCGCAGAGACGAAGCGGCTCCTCTACCAGTCCCTCACCCGTGACCCCATGGACCACCTGGCCGACAGCACGGCCACCATCACCCGCCTCTTCGCGAGTGAGGACTTCAAAGAAGGCGTCCGCGCCTTCCTCGAACATCGCGACCCGGAGTGGAAGGGGCGCTGA
- a CDS encoding thiamine pyrophosphate-binding protein encodes MGNMIDGGEIIARMIKQEGVSHIFTLSGGHVQNIYEGCLNNDIGIIDTRHEQSAGHAADGYSRITFKPGVAVVTAGPGVTDVVTAVANAYQASSPMVVIGGRSPLRQYDMGSLQDIELLDVMKPITKWAQTVYETRRLPYYMAMAFREAMTGRYGPTFLQVPSDVLFGRVDEDSLEWPRNYRVTGEIMGDPELIKQAAQLIREAEKPMVMAGSGVFWHRAHRELAEFARAADVPVYTNAMGRGTLRQDNPNFFSLSRKPAFAQADVIVILGTPIDFRLKYGRPPAWNPAAKVIQIDIDPRDIGRNRDFTIGIEANIRQALLQLTSEIGKAEHKEWMTYLRGLENQADEQRSYFMNSDAVPIHPLRLCKEIAEFVDDDTIVVGDGGDIVALAASVLPINNPGQWMDPGPFGTLGVGTGFCMAAAVAAPEKKVLMVNGDGTFGLNGFDFDTFVRFKMPIVSVVGNDRCWHQIYVGQKAQYGEGRTPATVLGDNARYDKVVEGLGGHGEFVEHPEQIKAAIERAFASGKPACVNVIMDPEPAGVKGGYEFK; translated from the coding sequence ATGGGGAACATGATCGATGGGGGCGAGATTATCGCCCGGATGATCAAGCAGGAGGGCGTGAGCCACATCTTCACGCTCTCCGGGGGGCACGTCCAGAACATCTACGAGGGCTGCCTGAACAACGACATCGGCATCATCGATACGCGGCATGAGCAGTCGGCCGGGCATGCGGCGGACGGCTATTCGCGGATCACGTTCAAGCCGGGCGTCGCGGTGGTGACGGCCGGGCCTGGTGTCACTGACGTTGTGACAGCAGTAGCGAACGCCTACCAGGCGTCGAGCCCGATGGTGGTGATCGGCGGGCGGTCGCCGCTTCGGCAATACGACATGGGTTCGCTGCAGGACATTGAGCTGCTCGATGTGATGAAGCCGATCACGAAGTGGGCGCAGACGGTCTACGAGACGCGGCGGCTCCCGTACTACATGGCGATGGCGTTCCGTGAGGCGATGACGGGCAGGTACGGGCCGACGTTCCTGCAGGTGCCTTCGGACGTGCTGTTCGGGCGGGTGGATGAAGATTCGCTGGAGTGGCCGCGGAACTACCGGGTGACCGGCGAGATCATGGGCGACCCGGAGCTCATCAAGCAGGCGGCGCAGCTGATCCGGGAGGCGGAGAAGCCGATGGTCATGGCCGGCTCAGGGGTGTTCTGGCACCGGGCGCACCGTGAGCTGGCGGAGTTCGCGCGGGCCGCGGATGTGCCGGTCTACACGAACGCGATGGGGCGCGGCACGCTGCGGCAGGACAACCCGAACTTCTTTTCGCTGTCGCGCAAGCCGGCCTTCGCACAGGCGGACGTCATCGTCATCCTCGGGACGCCGATCGACTTCCGGCTGAAGTACGGGCGGCCGCCGGCGTGGAACCCTGCGGCAAAGGTCATCCAGATTGACATCGATCCGCGGGATATCGGGCGGAACCGGGACTTCACGATCGGTATCGAAGCGAACATCCGGCAGGCGCTCCTCCAGCTTACGTCGGAAATTGGGAAGGCGGAGCACAAGGAGTGGATGACGTACCTGCGGGGGCTCGAGAACCAGGCCGATGAGCAGCGGTCGTACTTCATGAACTCCGATGCGGTGCCGATTCACCCGCTCCGGCTGTGCAAGGAGATTGCGGAGTTCGTGGATGACGACACGATCGTGGTAGGGGACGGGGGCGACATTGTGGCGCTTGCGGCGAGCGTGCTGCCGATCAACAACCCGGGGCAGTGGATGGACCCGGGCCCGTTCGGAACGCTCGGGGTCGGGACCGGGTTCTGCATGGCGGCGGCAGTTGCGGCGCCGGAGAAGAAGGTGCTGATGGTGAACGGCGACGGCACCTTTGGGCTGAACGGGTTCGATTTCGACACGTTTGTGCGGTTTAAGATGCCGATCGTTTCGGTGGTTGGGAACGACCGGTGCTGGCACCAGATTTATGTCGGGCAGAAGGCGCAGTACGGGGAGGGCCGCACCCCGGCGACAGTACTGGGGGACAATGCGCGCTACGACAAGGTGGTGGAGGGCCTCGGCGGCCACGGGGAGTTCGTGGAACACCCGGAGCAGATCAAGGCCGCGATCGAGCGGGCATTCGCCAGCGGGAAGCCGGCGTGCGTGAACGTGATCATGGACCCGGAGCCCGCGGGGGTGAAGGGCGGATACGAGTTCAAGTAA
- the sufU gene encoding Fe-S cluster assembly sulfur transfer protein SufU, which produces MSEPPFDDLYRDLILDHYRRPRNHGPLPAPTAQAEGVNPVCGDEIHLDLAVDDGVLADLGFWGQGCSISQASASMLTERLKGRPLAEAEEVAGKVRSMLVEGAPPDPSLGDLEALEGVAKLPVRVKCALLAWNVLLEALRQAKAAAQEERHG; this is translated from the coding sequence GTGAGCGAGCCGCCGTTCGATGACCTGTACCGGGACCTGATCCTGGACCATTACCGGCGGCCCCGGAACCACGGGCCGCTGCCAGCGCCGACCGCGCAGGCGGAAGGGGTGAACCCGGTGTGCGGCGACGAGATTCATCTCGACCTCGCGGTCGATGACGGGGTGCTCGCGGACCTCGGCTTCTGGGGGCAGGGGTGTTCGATTTCGCAGGCGAGCGCCTCGATGCTGACGGAACGGCTGAAGGGGCGCCCGCTGGCCGAAGCCGAGGAGGTTGCCGGGAAGGTACGATCGATGCTGGTGGAGGGCGCACCGCCGGACCCATCGCTCGGCGACCTTGAGGCGCTCGAGGGGGTTGCGAAGCTGCCGGTACGGGTGAAGTGCGCGCTCCTCGCGTGGAACGTTTTGCTTGAAGCGCTGCGGCAGGCGAAGGCCGCCGCACAGGAGGAACGACATGGCTGA
- a CDS encoding non-heme iron oxygenase ferredoxin subunit: MATDAVAPGTAKVFEAGGRRIAVCNTGDGYYAIDDVCTHDGGPLDQGQLSGKEIECPRHGARFDVTTGRALCLPAVRPVRTYPVRVSDGVIEVELPT, translated from the coding sequence ATGGCAACAGACGCGGTGGCGCCGGGCACGGCGAAAGTGTTCGAAGCCGGGGGACGGCGGATCGCCGTCTGCAACACCGGCGACGGGTATTACGCAATCGACGACGTTTGTACCCATGACGGCGGCCCGCTCGACCAGGGGCAGCTGAGCGGCAAGGAGATAGAGTGCCCACGGCACGGGGCGCGGTTCGACGTGACGACCGGCCGGGCGCTCTGTCTGCCTGCTGTGCGGCCGGTGCGCACCTACCCGGTGCGCGTCTCGGACGGCGTGATCGAAGTCGAGCTGCCCACCTGA
- the sufB gene encoding Fe-S cluster assembly protein SufB has protein sequence MTTAPEAIVGEYKWGFYDPEEALFKANKGLSREIVNIISDMKGEPQWMREFRLRALEIFWQKQDPPWGSPQLKEINFDDIHYYVKATDRDERSWDDVPEYIRRTFDRLGIPEAERKYLAGVGAQYDSEVVYHNIREDLEKQGVIFLGTDQALKEHEDIFKEYFGTVVPPADNRYAALNSAVWSGGSFIYVPKGVKVEIPLQAYFRINTQNMGQFERTLIIADEGSQVHYVEGCTAPIYRSDSLHSAVVEIIVKRGARVRYTTIQNWSNNVYNLVTKRAVAYQDAVMEWVDGNLGSKLTMKYPSVYLMEPGAHGEILSLAFAGKGQHQDAGGKIVHAASNTTSTIISKSLSKDGGRTSYRGLLKVYEGCENVKSTVRCDALLLDEESRSDTYPTMEIDAPDVHIQHEAYVSKLGEDQLFYLMSRGLSEEAAAKMIVNGFVEPIVKELPMEYAVELNRLIELQMEGAVG, from the coding sequence ATGACGACGGCACCTGAAGCGATCGTTGGCGAATACAAGTGGGGGTTCTACGACCCGGAGGAGGCGCTGTTCAAGGCGAACAAGGGCCTGAGCCGGGAGATCGTGAACATCATCTCGGACATGAAGGGCGAGCCGCAGTGGATGCGCGAGTTCCGGCTGCGGGCGCTCGAGATCTTCTGGCAGAAGCAGGACCCGCCCTGGGGCAGCCCGCAGCTGAAAGAGATCAACTTCGACGACATCCACTACTACGTGAAGGCGACCGACCGGGACGAGCGCTCGTGGGATGACGTGCCGGAGTACATCCGGCGGACGTTCGACCGGCTCGGTATTCCGGAGGCGGAGCGGAAGTACCTCGCGGGCGTTGGCGCGCAATACGACTCCGAGGTGGTGTACCACAACATCCGCGAGGACCTGGAGAAGCAGGGCGTCATCTTCCTCGGCACCGACCAGGCGCTGAAGGAGCACGAGGATATCTTCAAGGAGTACTTCGGGACGGTGGTGCCGCCGGCCGACAACCGGTACGCAGCGCTGAACAGCGCGGTGTGGAGCGGGGGCTCGTTCATCTACGTCCCGAAGGGCGTGAAGGTGGAGATCCCGCTGCAGGCGTACTTCCGCATCAACACCCAGAACATGGGGCAGTTCGAGCGGACGCTGATCATCGCGGACGAGGGGAGCCAGGTGCACTACGTCGAGGGGTGCACGGCGCCTATCTACCGGAGCGACTCGCTGCATAGCGCGGTGGTTGAGATCATCGTGAAGCGAGGCGCCCGGGTCCGGTACACGACGATCCAGAACTGGTCGAACAACGTGTACAACCTGGTGACGAAGCGCGCGGTGGCGTACCAGGACGCGGTGATGGAGTGGGTGGACGGCAACCTGGGTTCGAAGCTCACGATGAAGTACCCGAGCGTGTACCTGATGGAGCCGGGCGCGCACGGCGAGATTCTTTCGCTGGCGTTTGCCGGGAAGGGCCAGCACCAGGACGCCGGCGGCAAGATTGTGCACGCGGCCTCGAACACGACGTCGACGATCATCTCGAAGTCGCTCAGCAAGGACGGCGGCCGGACGAGCTACCGGGGCCTGCTGAAGGTCTACGAGGGGTGCGAGAACGTGAAGTCGACGGTGCGGTGCGACGCGCTGCTGCTGGACGAGGAGTCGCGCTCGGACACGTACCCGACGATGGAGATCGACGCGCCGGACGTGCACATCCAGCACGAGGCGTACGTTTCGAAGCTTGGCGAAGACCAGCTGTTCTACCTGATGAGCCGCGGGCTTTCGGAAGAGGCGGCGGCGAAGATGATCGTGAACGGCTTCGTGGAGCCTATCGTGAAGGAGCTCCCGATGGAGTACGCCGTGGAGCTGAACCGGCTCATCGAGCTGCAGATGGAGGGTGCGGTCGGCTGA
- a CDS encoding cysteine desulfurase, which translates to MLDVRRIRQDFPILRQQVNGRPLVYLDNAATTQKPRQVIEALVRYYETSNANIHRGIHTLATRATEQYEDARRKVARFIGARGPEEVVFTRNATEAINLVARAWGDEHVGEGDEIVLTLMEHHSNIVPWQLLARRKGATLRYAGITGDGNLDLDELRRLIGPRTKLVAVTHMSNVLGTINPVADIAEMAHAAGALLLVDGAQSVPHLPVDVQELGADFLAFSAHKMLGPTGVGVLWARAELLEAMPPFLGGGDMIAVVRPESSTWAELPHKFEAGTPNIADVIAFGAAVDYLADIGMANVRRHEEELTELALERLRRVPGLRVFGPAAASERGGVVSFSMEAAHPHDVATIADGYGVAIRAGHHCAQLLMRALGVPATSRASFSIYNGADDIEALVEALEGVNRVFGEGRERAAVR; encoded by the coding sequence GTGCTTGACGTACGGCGTATTCGGCAGGACTTTCCGATCCTGCGGCAGCAGGTCAACGGGCGACCGCTCGTGTACCTCGATAATGCGGCGACGACGCAGAAGCCGCGGCAGGTGATCGAGGCGCTCGTACGGTACTACGAGACATCGAACGCCAACATCCACCGGGGCATCCACACGCTAGCGACGCGGGCCACCGAGCAGTACGAGGATGCGCGGCGGAAGGTGGCGCGGTTCATCGGGGCGCGCGGCCCGGAGGAAGTGGTGTTTACCCGGAACGCGACAGAGGCGATCAACCTTGTCGCGCGGGCGTGGGGCGATGAGCATGTCGGCGAGGGCGACGAAATCGTCCTCACGCTGATGGAGCACCACTCGAACATCGTGCCCTGGCAGCTGCTGGCGCGGCGGAAGGGCGCGACGCTGCGGTACGCGGGCATCACGGGCGACGGGAACCTCGACCTGGACGAGCTTCGGCGACTCATCGGGCCGCGGACAAAGCTGGTGGCCGTGACGCACATGTCGAACGTGCTGGGGACGATCAACCCGGTCGCGGACATCGCGGAGATGGCGCATGCGGCCGGGGCGCTGCTGCTCGTTGACGGCGCGCAGAGCGTGCCCCACCTGCCTGTCGACGTCCAGGAGCTGGGGGCGGACTTCCTCGCGTTTTCGGCGCACAAGATGCTGGGGCCGACGGGGGTGGGGGTGCTTTGGGCGCGGGCGGAGCTGCTGGAAGCGATGCCGCCGTTCCTGGGCGGGGGCGACATGATTGCGGTGGTGCGCCCGGAGAGTTCAACGTGGGCGGAGCTCCCGCACAAGTTCGAAGCCGGGACGCCGAACATCGCGGACGTCATTGCGTTCGGAGCGGCGGTCGACTACCTCGCGGATATCGGGATGGCGAACGTCCGGCGGCACGAGGAGGAGCTGACGGAGCTGGCCCTCGAGCGGCTGCGGCGCGTGCCCGGCCTGCGGGTGTTTGGGCCGGCGGCGGCATCCGAACGGGGCGGTGTGGTGAGCTTCTCGATGGAGGCGGCGCACCCGCACGATGTGGCGACGATCGCCGACGGGTACGGGGTGGCGATCCGGGCTGGGCACCACTGCGCGCAGCTGCTGATGCGCGCGCTCGGCGTGCCAGCGACGAGCCGGGCGAGCTTCAGTATCTACAACGGCGCCGACGACATCGAGGCGCTGGTCGAGGCGCTCGAAGGGGTGAATCGCGTGTTCGGAGAGGGACGTGAGCGAGCCGCCGTTCGATGA
- a CDS encoding helix-turn-helix transcriptional regulator yields the protein MQGTRDRILAYIVEHRGARAETLAEVFDISAAAVRRHLDNLRADGLVEARTVKQATGRPYYAYFPTEKAFGTIPPAYADLMARMLRGLEQRPDVVAEVLADVAESLASRHRDEIPDGAAVEEIVARVTEVLRREGILEEWRLEADGIHLVNTSCPYHVAAQISDLPCEADRKAIELLLGRDVEQLHRIVDGAPCCEYLVRPTPGQRQIIETVDLR from the coding sequence ATGCAGGGGACGCGCGACCGCATTCTCGCCTACATCGTGGAGCACCGCGGCGCCCGCGCGGAGACGCTGGCCGAGGTGTTCGACATTAGCGCGGCAGCCGTGCGGCGGCACCTCGACAACCTGCGGGCCGATGGGCTCGTGGAAGCGCGGACCGTGAAGCAGGCGACCGGCCGGCCCTACTACGCCTACTTCCCGACGGAGAAGGCATTCGGGACGATTCCGCCGGCCTATGCGGACCTGATGGCGCGGATGCTCCGGGGCCTGGAGCAGCGGCCGGACGTTGTGGCCGAGGTGCTGGCGGATGTGGCGGAGTCGCTCGCATCGCGCCACCGGGACGAGATCCCGGACGGGGCGGCGGTCGAGGAGATCGTTGCGCGGGTGACCGAGGTGCTGCGGCGCGAGGGGATTCTCGAGGAGTGGCGGCTGGAGGCGGACGGCATCCACCTGGTGAACACCTCGTGCCCGTACCACGTTGCCGCGCAGATTTCGGACCTGCCCTGCGAGGCGGACCGGAAGGCGATCGAGCTGCTGCTCGGACGCGACGTCGAACAGCTCCATCGGATTGTTGATGGAGCTCCCTGCTGTGAGTACCTGGTCCGGCCGACGCCTGGCCAGCGGCAGATTATCGAAACCGTCGACCTGCGATAG